One Fontisphaera persica DNA window includes the following coding sequences:
- a CDS encoding M56 family metallopeptidase, whose amino-acid sequence MNTTTDLAWTGPEGWEVQLLGAAVNGFLLLLVVALTLALLKRGAAAVRHFIWLMGLGSLLLLPLAPEVPLPLKTPEWAGFENPVTNWVITLTFAGQTNAAHLQTGASPSSALQPPASLLAARAVSPVPAGATSRRPWLPWTWLAGFGLLLAHLALGRWQRWQLAREAAVCEEPSLLALLRAECAAVRLRRRPTLLLSPLPVMPMTWGHWHPVILLPREALRWPASQLRMMLRHELAHIQRWDSLTHGFASLLRAVFWFNPLVWLACRHLRQEREQACDDWVLRAGVRPSEYAQFLLQMAGRLALPARAAALPAARPSTLARRIEALLTNRPRQNLRLLPAVGIIFLYLAAILFFFGAKAQAANTPGAGGHEAPSLRLVYPSRLAAGPSATLRTPAGAHFSIGQSQPFSRSLTACIVCSGPWPKV is encoded by the coding sequence ATGAACACGACGACCGACCTGGCGTGGACTGGCCCTGAAGGATGGGAGGTGCAACTCCTGGGGGCTGCCGTCAACGGCTTCCTGCTCTTGTTGGTGGTGGCCCTGACCCTCGCTCTGCTGAAACGCGGGGCGGCGGCGGTGCGGCATTTTATCTGGCTGATGGGCCTGGGCAGCCTGCTGCTGCTGCCCCTGGCCCCAGAGGTGCCCCTGCCGCTGAAAACTCCCGAATGGGCCGGTTTTGAAAATCCCGTCACCAACTGGGTCATTACTCTTACCTTTGCCGGCCAGACCAACGCAGCTCACCTCCAGACGGGCGCATCCCCGTCATCGGCCCTCCAGCCGCCGGCTTCCCTGCTGGCTGCCCGGGCGGTGTCGCCGGTGCCTGCTGGGGCGACGTCGCGGCGACCGTGGCTGCCATGGACGTGGCTGGCGGGGTTTGGCCTGTTGCTGGCCCATCTGGCCTTGGGCCGCTGGCAGCGCTGGCAACTGGCGCGCGAGGCCGCGGTTTGCGAGGAGCCCTCGCTTCTCGCATTATTGCGTGCCGAGTGTGCGGCGGTGCGTTTGCGGAGGCGCCCCACGTTGTTGTTGAGTCCGCTGCCCGTCATGCCGATGACCTGGGGACATTGGCATCCGGTGATATTGCTGCCCCGGGAAGCCCTGCGCTGGCCGGCCAGCCAGTTGCGCATGATGTTGCGGCATGAGCTGGCCCATATCCAGCGCTGGGACAGCTTGACCCACGGTTTTGCCAGCCTGTTGCGCGCGGTTTTCTGGTTCAACCCCCTGGTCTGGCTGGCCTGCCGCCACTTGCGCCAGGAGCGGGAACAGGCCTGTGATGATTGGGTGCTGCGCGCCGGGGTGCGGCCCAGTGAATACGCGCAGTTTTTGCTGCAAATGGCCGGAAGGCTGGCGCTGCCCGCCCGGGCGGCGGCCCTGCCTGCGGCCCGTCCCTCCACGTTGGCGCGCCGGATTGAGGCGCTGTTGACGAACCGTCCCCGCCAGAATCTGCGCCTGTTGCCCGCAGTCGGAATCATCTTTCTTTATCTGGCAGCCATTTTGTTTTTCTTTGGGGCCAAAGCCCAGGCCGCCAATACGCCGGGGGCAGGTGGCCATGAGGCGCCTTCGTTGCGGCTTGTCTATCCGAGCCGACTGGCCGCCGGGCCTTCTGCCACGTTGCGGACGCCGGCCGGCGCGCACTTTTCTATTGGACAAAGCCAGCCCTTCTCTCGCAGTCTAACCGCTTGTATTGTCTGTTCAGGGCCATGGCCCAAGGTTTGA
- a CDS encoding BlaI/MecI/CopY family transcriptional regulator, with product MTWETQLSRRERQIMDILHARGRVPAAEVHAALPDAPSYSAVRALLRILEIKGYVRHEREGLRYVFMPVEPRNQASRSALKRVLDTFFGGAVDEAVEALLEVSETPLGEADRRRLRKLIAKARKEGR from the coding sequence ATGACTTGGGAAACACAGCTCAGCCGCCGTGAGCGCCAAATCATGGACATCCTGCATGCCCGCGGCCGCGTCCCCGCGGCTGAGGTCCATGCCGCCCTGCCGGACGCGCCCAGTTACTCCGCGGTGCGCGCCCTCCTGCGCATCCTGGAAATCAAGGGGTATGTGCGCCACGAACGAGAGGGGTTGCGCTATGTGTTCATGCCCGTCGAACCGCGCAACCAGGCCAGCCGCTCGGCGCTCAAGCGGGTGCTGGACACTTTCTTTGGCGGGGCGGTGGATGAGGCGGTGGAGGCGCTGTTGGAAGTCTCCGAGACGCCGCTGGGCGAGGCGGACCGGCGCCGGCTGCGCAAACTCATTGCCAAGGCCAGAAAGGAGGGGCGTTAG
- a CDS encoding response regulator encodes MKHAAMESANVSILLVDDSPDALELYRTVLGDLGLNLITAQNGEEALRLVKDNEFAAIVLDIQMPGIDGYETAIRIRSLEKSRQTPIIFVTGNYKDEQSAARGYALGAADYITKPFRVDAFRGKIQAYAELFRRTRKVLEQMRTAVPGVERERVLVAHSGLAPLFKSAGWPDKLGVEILECNSIKDATEWVKKGVDLVILGSELSDGDGFEVARFIRQNEEYATLPIILITGQSPGEEVLHKGFKAGAVDVLPMPVNLELLRAKVQALLSQFRQIRSLKQQYQEIERLKSEIENTRKRLLEIESELDRLASLAV; translated from the coding sequence ATGAAACACGCAGCTATGGAAAGCGCCAATGTCAGCATTCTGCTCGTGGACGACAGCCCCGACGCGCTGGAGCTCTATCGCACGGTCCTGGGTGATTTGGGATTGAATCTCATTACGGCGCAAAACGGCGAGGAAGCCCTGCGTCTGGTCAAGGACAATGAGTTTGCCGCGATTGTGCTCGACATTCAAATGCCCGGCATTGACGGCTATGAAACTGCCATCCGCATCCGCAGCCTGGAAAAAAGCCGCCAGACCCCCATCATCTTTGTGACGGGCAATTACAAGGACGAGCAAAGCGCCGCCCGCGGCTATGCGCTCGGCGCCGCCGATTACATCACCAAGCCGTTTCGTGTGGATGCCTTCCGCGGCAAGATTCAGGCCTACGCCGAGCTGTTCCGCCGCACCCGCAAAGTGCTGGAGCAAATGCGCACCGCCGTGCCCGGCGTGGAGCGGGAGCGCGTGCTGGTGGCGCACAGCGGGCTGGCGCCGCTGTTCAAGTCCGCCGGCTGGCCCGACAAACTGGGTGTGGAAATCCTGGAATGCAATTCCATCAAGGACGCCACCGAATGGGTCAAAAAAGGTGTGGACCTGGTCATTTTAGGCAGTGAATTAAGCGATGGCGACGGTTTCGAGGTGGCCCGGTTCATCCGGCAAAATGAAGAATACGCCACCCTGCCCATCATCCTCATCACCGGCCAGTCTCCGGGGGAGGAGGTGTTGCACAAAGGCTTCAAGGCTGGCGCGGTGGATGTGCTCCCCATGCCGGTGAATCTGGAACTCTTGCGCGCCAAGGTGCAGGCGTTGCTCAGCCAGTTCCGCCAAATCCGCAGCCTTAAGCAGCAGTATCAGGAAATTGAGCGGCTCAAGAGCGAAATCGAAAACACCCGCAAGCGGCTGCTGGAAATCGAAAGCGAGCTGGACCGCCTGGCCTCGCTGGCCGTGTAA
- a CDS encoding helix-turn-helix transcriptional regulator: MSVQTINPAGDHARQSPSAPAGNPLNGQLGARERLEAYISRLPKDEWIQREPAELAQICGCSLRHLRRLFRQCFGVSLRAQQTEYRLHRASQLLMETDDKILSIAWAVGFRHLGLFSRMFKRRFRMTPSEWRAKFRQKEPPPPAAPEAVKAS, translated from the coding sequence ATGTCGGTTCAAACGATCAATCCCGCCGGCGACCATGCCCGCCAATCGCCGTCCGCGCCCGCCGGCAATCCTTTGAATGGGCAGTTGGGCGCACGCGAGCGCCTGGAAGCCTACATCAGCCGCCTGCCCAAGGATGAATGGATCCAGCGTGAGCCAGCCGAGCTGGCGCAGATTTGTGGCTGCAGCTTGCGCCATTTGCGGCGGCTTTTCCGCCAGTGTTTTGGAGTGTCCTTGCGCGCCCAGCAAACCGAATACCGCCTGCATCGCGCCAGCCAGTTGTTGATGGAGACGGACGATAAAATCCTCAGCATTGCCTGGGCGGTGGGGTTCCGTCATCTGGGCCTGTTCAGCCGGATGTTCAAGCGGCGTTTCCGCATGACCCCCTCCGAATGGAGGGCCAAATTCCGTCAAAAGGAACCGCCTCCTCCTGCCGCGCCGGAAGCAGTCAAGGCGTCCTGA
- the odhB gene encoding 2-oxoglutarate dehydrogenase complex dihydrolipoyllysine-residue succinyltransferase: protein MSKPTIELRVPSVGESVSEVEVGEWQVAEGGEVRRDATVVILETDKATVEVPAPEDGRLVKVLCPRGAKVKVGEVLGLLEPAALPEATPEIIKAAARKKAPAEKPTAPAAPPPPPAPAPVAPIVMPAAARLAAEQGVNLNEVPGTGPGGRILKEDVQRAVAAAAPPPPPAAPPVVEPVTPPPAPAAAQGPADSAGAEEEVVPMSLLRRKIAERLVQAQQTAALLTTFNEVDMSAVQALRKQYQEAFQQKHQVKLGIMSFFVKAVVAALQQVPGLNAEIRGANIVYHKRYDIGIAIGGGRGLVVPVLRRAERMSFAQIEQAIADYAARARENKLRPEDLTGGTFTITNGGVYGSMLSTPLINPPQSGVLGMHAIQERPVAVGGQVVIRPIMYVALTYDHRLVDGREAVTFLKTVKEFIENPARLLLEV, encoded by the coding sequence ATGAGCAAACCAACCATTGAATTGCGGGTGCCCTCGGTGGGCGAATCCGTGTCCGAAGTGGAAGTGGGCGAGTGGCAGGTGGCCGAAGGCGGCGAAGTCCGCCGCGACGCCACGGTGGTGATTTTGGAAACCGACAAGGCCACCGTCGAGGTGCCGGCTCCCGAAGACGGGCGCCTGGTCAAGGTCCTTTGCCCGCGCGGCGCCAAAGTCAAGGTGGGCGAAGTGCTGGGTTTGCTGGAGCCGGCCGCGCTGCCGGAGGCCACCCCGGAAATCATCAAGGCCGCGGCGCGCAAAAAGGCGCCGGCCGAGAAACCAACGGCACCGGCCGCACCGCCCCCGCCGCCCGCCCCGGCTCCCGTTGCGCCCATCGTCATGCCCGCCGCCGCCCGGCTGGCGGCTGAGCAGGGCGTTAATCTGAACGAGGTCCCCGGCACCGGACCGGGTGGGCGCATCCTCAAGGAAGACGTGCAACGTGCAGTGGCGGCCGCGGCGCCGCCCCCGCCGCCGGCCGCGCCGCCCGTCGTGGAACCTGTTACCCCGCCGCCCGCCCCTGCCGCCGCGCAGGGACCGGCAGACAGCGCGGGCGCGGAGGAGGAAGTGGTGCCCATGAGTTTATTGCGGCGGAAAATTGCCGAGCGGCTGGTGCAGGCCCAGCAAACGGCGGCGTTGCTGACCACGTTCAACGAGGTGGACATGTCGGCGGTGCAGGCGTTGCGCAAGCAGTACCAGGAGGCTTTTCAGCAAAAGCACCAGGTCAAACTGGGCATCATGTCCTTCTTCGTCAAAGCCGTGGTGGCGGCCTTGCAACAGGTCCCCGGCTTGAATGCCGAAATCCGCGGCGCCAACATCGTTTATCACAAGCGTTATGACATCGGCATCGCCATCGGCGGCGGCCGCGGCCTGGTGGTTCCCGTGCTGCGGCGCGCCGAGCGCATGAGCTTTGCCCAGATTGAGCAGGCCATTGCCGATTATGCGGCGCGGGCGCGGGAGAACAAACTGCGCCCGGAAGACCTGACCGGCGGCACCTTCACCATCACCAATGGCGGCGTGTATGGCTCCATGTTGTCCACCCCTCTGATTAATCCGCCGCAAAGCGGCGTGCTGGGCATGCATGCCATTCAGGAGCGCCCCGTGGCGGTGGGCGGACAGGTGGTGATTCGGCCCATCATGTATGTGGCGCTGACCTATGACCACCGCCTGGTGGACGGCCGCGAAGCGGTGACCTTCCTGAAAACCGTGAAGGAATTTATCGAGAACCCGGCCCGGCTGCTGTTGGAGGTGTAG
- a CDS encoding 2-oxoglutarate dehydrogenase E1 component, which produces MSNMDEAGPAASWEFVEAMYADYLRDPASVPPEWQQYFQRMDGAAPSAPLPASRPAKAAVSPPSPAPVSAPPTGSARAKGGAGASTAPAPAPRAPGLQGEDLEHRVLMQHRVERLVRAYRGRGHIQARIDPLGTPTRYVPELDPQYYGFTEEDMDRQFYCETMRTEGPLTLRQIISRLRQIYCGSIAFQYLHIDDMRMRHWVQERIEGEQYWAPLPRNIQRRILTRLTDAVVFEQFVRRKFVGAKSFSLEGGESLIPLLDLAIGTAAQQGVKEIVLAMAHRGRLNVLANIIGKSPKEIFREFEDKDPDLYMGGGDVKYHMGYSSDYRTAAGQHVHLSLCFNPSHLEFVNPVALGRTRAKQDRLRDDERAQVMAMLIHGDAAFIGEGIVQETLNLSRLKGYQVGGTIHIILNNQIGFTTPPTEGRSTMYTTSVAKMLPAPIMHVNGEDPEAVARCIQLAMDFRKTFQVDVVIDMYCYRRLGHNEGDEPSFTQPLMYKLIEKKPSVRDAYLEKLIELGGVTRELAEQIEKKRTEALELQLSEARRSTRIMPPSSLMGRWKGYLGGPEPADDQPETGLPREQLSSLLERLTDLPEDFHLHPKLQRFMEARRAMAKGEQPLDWSAGEALALASLAVDGVRIRLSGQDSCRGTFSHRHAVLHDVENGNPYCPLQHLAGNQAPVDIINSPLSEAGVLGFEYGYSLDCPEGLIMWEAQFGDFVNVAQVIIDQFIASGEDKWRRLSGLVMLLPHGFEGAGPEHSSGRIERFLTLAADDNIQVAIPTTPAQMFHLLRRQALRRWRKPLVVFTPKSMLRHPRVVSSLDELASGRFQRVIPDPRHRAMDQVSRVLLCAGKLYYELEARREKLGVEDVAIVRLEQLYPFPRAELEALLGDCKPGTNVIWVQEEPENMGAWHYLRVTVSMQFLNRLPFSGICRPASASPATGSASAHQLEQEELLAKVFAAEQPVVRPRTETIIGTKQTQA; this is translated from the coding sequence ATGAGCAACATGGACGAGGCTGGCCCGGCAGCAAGTTGGGAATTTGTCGAGGCGATGTACGCCGACTATCTGCGCGATCCGGCCAGTGTGCCGCCGGAATGGCAGCAGTATTTTCAACGCATGGATGGAGCCGCACCGTCGGCCCCCCTGCCCGCATCCAGGCCGGCGAAGGCTGCGGTGTCCCCGCCGTCCCCGGCGCCGGTGAGCGCACCCCCCACCGGTTCCGCCAGGGCTAAAGGCGGCGCGGGAGCATCCACCGCTCCGGCGCCGGCGCCCCGCGCCCCCGGTTTGCAGGGGGAAGATTTGGAGCACCGGGTGCTCATGCAGCACCGGGTGGAGCGGCTGGTGCGGGCCTACCGCGGGCGGGGGCATATCCAGGCGCGCATAGACCCGCTGGGCACCCCCACCCGTTATGTGCCGGAACTGGACCCGCAATATTACGGGTTCACCGAGGAGGACATGGACCGCCAGTTTTATTGCGAGACCATGCGCACGGAGGGGCCGCTGACACTGCGCCAGATTATCAGCCGCCTCCGGCAAATCTATTGCGGCTCCATTGCCTTCCAGTACCTGCACATTGATGACATGCGGATGCGGCACTGGGTGCAGGAGCGCATCGAGGGAGAGCAGTACTGGGCGCCCCTGCCGCGCAACATCCAGCGGCGCATCCTCACCCGGCTGACCGATGCGGTGGTGTTTGAGCAATTTGTGCGCCGCAAGTTTGTGGGCGCGAAAAGTTTCTCCCTCGAGGGCGGCGAGAGCCTCATCCCGCTGCTGGACCTGGCGATTGGCACGGCGGCGCAGCAGGGCGTCAAAGAGATTGTGCTCGCCATGGCGCATCGCGGGCGGTTGAACGTGCTGGCCAACATCATCGGCAAAAGTCCCAAGGAAATCTTCCGCGAGTTTGAGGACAAGGACCCCGATTTGTACATGGGTGGCGGGGATGTGAAGTACCACATGGGCTACAGCAGCGATTATCGCACCGCCGCCGGCCAGCATGTGCACCTGTCCCTGTGTTTCAACCCCAGCCATCTGGAATTCGTGAACCCGGTGGCCCTCGGCCGCACGCGAGCCAAGCAGGATCGGCTGCGGGATGACGAGCGGGCGCAGGTGATGGCCATGCTCATACACGGGGACGCCGCGTTCATTGGCGAGGGCATCGTGCAGGAGACCTTGAACCTGAGCCGGCTCAAGGGCTACCAGGTGGGCGGCACCATCCACATCATCCTCAACAACCAGATTGGTTTTACCACGCCCCCCACTGAAGGCCGCTCCACCATGTACACCACCAGTGTGGCCAAGATGTTGCCGGCTCCCATCATGCACGTGAACGGTGAGGACCCGGAGGCGGTGGCCCGCTGCATCCAACTGGCCATGGACTTTCGGAAAACCTTCCAGGTGGACGTGGTCATTGACATGTACTGCTACCGGCGGCTGGGGCACAACGAAGGCGATGAGCCTTCCTTCACACAGCCGTTGATGTACAAGCTGATTGAAAAGAAACCCAGCGTGCGCGATGCCTACCTCGAAAAGCTGATTGAGCTGGGCGGGGTTACCCGCGAGCTGGCCGAGCAGATTGAAAAGAAACGCACCGAGGCGCTGGAATTGCAACTGAGCGAAGCGCGGCGCTCCACGCGCATCATGCCCCCCAGCAGCCTCATGGGGCGCTGGAAAGGTTACCTGGGCGGCCCGGAACCGGCGGATGACCAGCCGGAGACCGGATTGCCCCGGGAGCAGTTGAGCAGCTTGTTGGAGCGGCTCACCGATTTGCCGGAGGATTTTCATCTGCATCCCAAACTGCAACGGTTCATGGAAGCGCGCCGCGCCATGGCCAAGGGCGAGCAGCCGCTGGACTGGTCGGCCGGCGAAGCCCTGGCGCTGGCCAGCCTGGCAGTGGACGGCGTGCGCATCCGCTTGAGCGGCCAGGACAGTTGCCGCGGCACGTTCAGCCACCGGCATGCCGTGTTGCACGATGTCGAGAACGGCAACCCCTACTGTCCTTTGCAGCACCTGGCCGGCAATCAGGCGCCGGTGGACATCATCAACAGCCCCCTGTCTGAGGCCGGCGTGCTGGGCTTTGAGTACGGGTACAGCCTCGACTGTCCCGAGGGCCTGATTATGTGGGAGGCGCAGTTTGGCGATTTCGTCAACGTGGCCCAGGTCATCATTGACCAGTTTATCGCCAGCGGTGAGGACAAATGGCGGCGCTTGAGCGGGCTGGTCATGCTGCTGCCGCATGGCTTCGAGGGCGCCGGGCCGGAGCACTCCAGCGGGCGCATTGAGCGCTTTTTAACCCTGGCGGCGGATGACAATATTCAAGTGGCCATTCCCACCACCCCGGCCCAGATGTTTCACCTGCTGCGGCGGCAGGCCCTGCGCCGCTGGCGCAAGCCGCTGGTGGTGTTCACCCCCAAGAGCATGTTGCGCCATCCACGCGTGGTTTCCTCGCTGGACGAACTGGCCAGCGGGCGGTTTCAGCGGGTCATCCCGGACCCCCGGCACCGGGCCATGGACCAGGTCAGCCGCGTCTTGTTGTGCGCGGGCAAATTGTATTACGAACTCGAAGCCCGGCGCGAAAAGCTGGGCGTCGAGGATGTGGCCATTGTGCGTCTGGAGCAGCTTTATCCCTTCCCTCGCGCCGAACTGGAGGCGCTGCTGGGCGACTGCAAACCGGGCACCAACGTTATTTGGGTGCAGGAGGAGCCGGAGAACATGGGTGCCTGGCATTACCTGCGCGTCACCGTCAGTATGCAATTCCTCAATCGCCTGCCCTTCAGCGGCATCTGCCGCCCGGCCTCGGCCTCGCCGGCCACCGGCTCGGCTTCGGCGCACCAGCTTGAGCAGGAAGAATTGCTGGCCAAGGTGTTCGCCGCTGAGCAGCCGGTGGTGCGGCCGCGCACCGAAACGATTATCGGCACCAAACAGACTCAGGCGTAA
- a CDS encoding Gfo/Idh/MocA family oxidoreductase: protein MERRQFLKATAAASFWLASAPAFLGAEAAGKKYRTALLGTGWWGMNILGEAMASGQCEVVALCDVDRRLLEPAAQKVQQLTGAQPKLFKDYRELLAGVKPEIVIVGTPDHWHPLMTIDAVRAGAHVYVEKPVGHTIREGRAMVKAARETGKVVQVGTHRRVSPHNVSGREFILSGKVGKIGFIRSFVHYGGGPEKPRRNVEPPPELDWDLWCGPAPKRPYNGDPKNPWSGGIHPRGFRNYLDYANGTLGDWGVHWMDQILWIMGAITGELWPRKVYSTGGRPVKGKPVLTETEQTTDAPDHQIATFEFENFTATWEHRQFAGNNAEKGENVGCYFYGTNGTFHMGWKNGWVFYPADSRAEPVRQAPQLHPPDDQNIKELWADFLDAIKTGRRPVSDIEEVHRSTNMSLLGMLSLKLGRSVVWDGRKEECVGDPEANRLLQREYRPGWQYPA, encoded by the coding sequence CTGGAACGCCGTCAATTCCTCAAAGCCACTGCGGCCGCGAGTTTCTGGCTGGCCAGTGCGCCCGCTTTCCTCGGGGCGGAGGCCGCCGGCAAAAAGTACCGCACCGCGCTGTTGGGCACCGGCTGGTGGGGGATGAACATTTTGGGTGAAGCCATGGCTTCCGGCCAGTGCGAGGTGGTGGCGTTGTGCGATGTGGACCGGCGCCTGTTGGAGCCGGCGGCCCAAAAAGTGCAACAGCTCACCGGGGCGCAACCCAAGTTGTTCAAGGACTATCGCGAGCTGCTGGCCGGGGTTAAACCGGAGATTGTCATTGTCGGCACGCCGGACCACTGGCATCCCTTGATGACCATAGACGCCGTGCGCGCCGGCGCCCATGTGTACGTGGAAAAGCCGGTGGGCCACACCATCCGCGAGGGGCGGGCGATGGTGAAAGCGGCGCGGGAAACCGGCAAGGTGGTGCAGGTGGGCACGCACCGGCGGGTGTCGCCTCACAATGTTTCCGGCCGCGAATTCATTTTATCGGGCAAGGTGGGCAAGATTGGCTTCATCCGGAGTTTTGTGCATTACGGCGGCGGGCCGGAGAAACCACGGCGCAATGTGGAGCCGCCGCCGGAACTGGACTGGGACTTGTGGTGCGGCCCGGCGCCCAAACGCCCCTACAACGGCGACCCCAAAAACCCGTGGAGCGGCGGCATTCATCCGCGGGGTTTCCGCAACTATCTCGATTACGCCAACGGCACGCTGGGGGATTGGGGGGTGCATTGGATGGACCAGATTCTTTGGATTATGGGTGCCATTACCGGAGAATTGTGGCCACGCAAGGTCTATTCCACCGGCGGGCGCCCCGTCAAAGGCAAGCCGGTGCTCACCGAAACCGAGCAGACCACCGACGCGCCCGACCACCAGATTGCCACCTTTGAGTTTGAGAACTTCACCGCCACCTGGGAGCACCGCCAGTTTGCGGGCAACAATGCCGAGAAGGGCGAAAATGTGGGCTGCTATTTCTACGGCACCAACGGCACTTTCCACATGGGATGGAAGAATGGCTGGGTGTTTTATCCAGCCGACAGCCGCGCCGAGCCGGTCCGGCAGGCGCCGCAATTGCATCCGCCGGATGACCAGAATATCAAGGAATTGTGGGCGGACTTTCTCGATGCCATCAAAACCGGGCGGCGGCCGGTGAGCGACATTGAGGAGGTGCATCGCTCCACCAACATGAGCCTGCTGGGCATGCTCTCGCTCAAGTTGGGCCGCAGCGTGGTTTGGGATGGCCGCAAGGAAGAGTGTGTCGGCGACCCGGAAGCCAACCGGCTCCTGCAGCGTGAATACCGCCCGGGCTGGCAGTATCCTGCTTAA
- a CDS encoding adenine phosphoribosyltransferase, with protein MNPSPVTAAEIKAAIRNIPDFPQPGIQFKDITPVLASPRLLAGAIDLLAGHHAPGSIDAVVGIDARGFIFAAAAALKLGAGFVPVRKKGKLPYQTLEQSYALEYGTNTIAIHVDAVKPGARVILMDDLLATGGTAAAAAELLQKINAHIVEISFLIELSFLEGRRRLSQYPVRSVVVF; from the coding sequence ATGAATCCATCACCGGTCACCGCAGCGGAGATTAAGGCAGCCATACGCAACATTCCGGATTTTCCCCAGCCGGGCATCCAGTTCAAGGACATCACGCCCGTGCTGGCCAGCCCGCGGTTGCTGGCGGGCGCCATAGATTTGCTGGCCGGCCATCACGCGCCGGGCAGCATTGATGCGGTGGTGGGCATTGACGCGCGCGGTTTCATTTTCGCCGCGGCGGCTGCCTTGAAGCTGGGCGCGGGGTTTGTGCCCGTGCGCAAGAAGGGCAAGCTGCCCTACCAGACCCTGGAGCAGAGTTATGCCCTGGAGTACGGCACCAACACCATCGCCATTCATGTGGACGCGGTGAAGCCCGGCGCGCGGGTCATTCTCATGGATGACCTGCTGGCCACGGGCGGCACGGCCGCGGCGGCAGCGGAGCTGCTGCAGAAAATCAACGCGCACATTGTGGAGATTTCCTTTCTGATTGAGCTTTCGTTTTTAGAAGGCCGCCGCCGGTTGAGCCAGTATCCGGTGCGCTCGGTGGTGGTGTTCTAA
- the aroF gene encoding 3-deoxy-7-phosphoheptulonate synthase, whose protein sequence is MLIVMDHAATPQQVEAVMEQVRACGFRPVPMPGAERTAVCVLGNTGPVNPAPFENLPGVKECIRVTKPYKLVSRETQPQDTVVTVAGTPMGGPAIPVLIAGPCAVESRDQMFRTVEFLVSHGVKLIRGGVYKPRTSPYAFQGLGEKGLEILAEIKQQFPVGVVTEALDHENFNAVEPVADMIQIGARNMQNFSLLRRAGESRKPILLKRGLAATLEELLMAAEYILAGGNRQVVVCERGVRTFADHTRNTLDLSAVAVVKQLSHLPIVVDPSHAAGKWPYVIPLALAGVAAGAHGLLVEVHPDPARALSDGPQSLTFDKFAELQEKVQRLLAATQQG, encoded by the coding sequence ATGTTGATAGTGATGGATCACGCCGCCACCCCGCAGCAGGTGGAGGCGGTCATGGAGCAGGTGCGCGCCTGCGGTTTCCGCCCTGTGCCGATGCCCGGTGCCGAGCGCACCGCCGTGTGTGTGCTGGGCAACACCGGGCCGGTGAACCCTGCCCCCTTTGAGAATCTGCCGGGGGTCAAGGAATGCATCCGGGTCACCAAGCCCTACAAACTGGTCAGCCGCGAAACCCAGCCCCAGGACACCGTGGTGACGGTGGCCGGCACGCCCATGGGTGGCCCGGCCATTCCCGTCCTCATTGCCGGCCCCTGCGCGGTGGAATCCCGGGACCAGATGTTTCGCACGGTGGAGTTTTTGGTCTCGCACGGGGTGAAATTGATTCGCGGAGGAGTGTACAAGCCGCGCACCTCGCCTTATGCCTTTCAGGGGTTGGGAGAAAAAGGCCTGGAAATCCTGGCCGAAATCAAACAACAGTTTCCGGTGGGCGTGGTCACGGAAGCCCTGGACCATGAAAATTTCAATGCCGTGGAGCCCGTGGCTGACATGATTCAGATTGGCGCGCGCAACATGCAAAACTTTTCCCTGCTGCGCCGGGCTGGCGAAAGCCGCAAGCCCATCCTGCTCAAACGCGGCCTGGCCGCCACCCTGGAGGAGCTGCTCATGGCGGCGGAGTACATCCTGGCCGGGGGCAACCGGCAGGTGGTGGTCTGTGAGCGTGGTGTGCGCACTTTTGCTGACCACACCCGCAACACCCTGGATTTGAGCGCGGTGGCGGTGGTGAAACAACTCAGCCACCTGCCCATCGTGGTGGACCCCAGCCACGCCGCCGGCAAGTGGCCCTATGTCATCCCCCTGGCGCTGGCCGGCGTGGCGGCCGGCGCCCACGGGCTGCTGGTGGAAGTGCATCCGGACCCCGCCCGCGCCTTGAGCGACGGCCCACAATCCCTGACATTTGACAAATTTGCGGAGCTGCAGGAAAAAGTCCAGCGCCTCCTCGCCGCCACGCAGCAGGGATAA